The Sparus aurata chromosome 15, fSpaAur1.1, whole genome shotgun sequence genomic interval CAAGGGTTATGAGCTCTTTGTCACCATTTCTAGTTCAGTACTCAGAATCTCATGACCAGAGAGAATAGACAGCAGTATATCATTAGCTCTAAAGACCGGGCCAATCATCCATGCAAGCAGAAACTCAGCTGCTGTGGAGCACGATGGGCCAAAAGCCTCGATGAGCAGAAATAATGGAATAATTAAGTTTTGGCTCGGTGCACGGGTCATTACTGTGGTGGAACTGAAATACTTGGAAGCAGAAAGTTGAGAAAGTAGTGTTGAATGGACTTTTGGGAGGGAGAGTCGTTCGATTAATTTATCAGTGTACGAGAAGAAAGTGGACACACTGGCAGAGGGAGTAGTGCAGAATGAATGTGTTCTGCTTGTTCATGTCTGAGCTCATTTCGACCGTTTCCTTACTTACAAACATGTGGCTTAACGGAAGAGGAAgatcagaacagaaaacaataaatattaaattatcTTCATGTCTGCcgacaaaaataaaagtaaaaaacaaataaagtccATAAtaagtgaaatgtatttaaaagttAGCTGGTGGTAGTGTTGTACAGTATTTAAATAAAGAACTGTGTGCATAATAATTGAATGTTGATGGGATGTTTTCATtgagtgtgtctgcatgtgtaagAGAGATATTTTGCAGtagttctgcttttatttttgctatCTTACATGATGTAAGAGTCTGTAGAATACTGATGGTAGACATGCAACGTAAATGTCCACTTTTAGTGCAAGTTTGTAAGCTTTCAtttttgatctgtttttttatattagTATTTAATGCAAGAAGTGTTACAGTTTGTGCTGAGGTTTtatcattctgtttttatgcacattttcaaTTTGCACCCAATCCCCCCCCGATTGTGATGGCGAAACCATGAAGAAATCTTGGTATACAACGTGCAACTGAAACGGAATTAACGTATAAATAAAGGCGTCCATAACTCATATACATCCGCACAACATGTTACTGAACGTCAACTGAAGCGTCTTTCCTGAGAGATGAAAAATAAGCGGCAGGATTCAAAGTCTTATCGCTCCGCGCAGATCTGATGTCACCTTCCTCACATTAATACATGaaacagatcagaggtcagattTCCAGATTGTATTTTCTACATTGCTTTTCATCGTTTGAGGTTCAGCCGGCACCTTACTCGTTACATGATCTCTTTGTGCCCTCTTCCTCTGCAGTAGTACAATGGTTTTCTGTCTGGAGAATTGGCGGCACCATTTGCTTATCTCGATGAGCCAACTCCTAATAATTGTGGATGGAAACAAGCATTCACTTGCATTTTTCTTTCGCCAATTTACTTGAAATTTAGTTAAAAAATTGCAAAAAACCTTTGGAAGGAAACCTGGCTTATGAATGGCGTGCACAGCACAGTCCTACATTGTTGCTGGCTTTGTGAGTCACCTACAAGCTCACGTAATCACGTTTAGCAGGCTGCAGATTCTGCACAAGAGGGTTCTATCACTTCCAGACTGGCTTCACACGTGCTAGCCTGTGCTGCAGATGTTGAGCAGTTGATGTCGCCACCCACAGGCAAGGAAGGTATACCTGTCGTGTTTATATGCAGGTTTCACTCTTTTAAATTTCTGGTACTTACCGAAGTCACTGGCGCAGTAATGTTCCATGATGTTGTCTGCTTTCAGCTCATTGTCACACGGAGGGCACACCTTGGACACTGAGAGGACAGAAACATAATTCATCATTAGTAATATTATATTAAAGCCAGATTAGCGAATAGCTAACGGCAGAGTTGAGGTCATTGTTGGTCAAGTGCAGTCAGTAAAACCAAGGCTGTGTCAGTATGAAATCATTAAGGCCCGAGCACTTTGGAGGCACTTATTTGCGGCCCCCCTCCTCTTGTCAGAGGCTATTTGCTGCAGTGCGAATATACAGTCCAGCAGGCTGACTGATGTTTGCCCTGCAATTACActggacaaaatgtttttattctgacCCTTGTATATTTTGGTGGTGCGGGCGTGGTCTTGGCTGTGCAGAAAGGTAAACTCTGCTGCAGCAGGGGCAGCTCAACATGGCGAAAAGTGATTCAGTGCACACACACGGCCAGCAGCACTTTAGGCCACACAGCAACCACACATTGTGAAACAGCGAAGGGGAGACCGAAGCAGCAAGCTCAGTTTATTTTTAAGTCAGAATTTATGGTCATGTCTGCCTTTCTCAAGAGCATGTTTAACTTTGATTTGGGTCTGTTGATTGTTTTCGTGCACCTACGCAGTGGAGATGCAGCCTGAGAGAGAAGTCGAGGCCTTACAcgaggactttttttttatatatattccTGCAAAATCCTTGCATGTTGCATGTATAAAGcttaaaactgacaaaaaatgCTTGGATgtgatgcattttttaaaaaaacattttgaccgGATCAAATATTTCCTCTCACTTCAGTCACCCAAGCCACTTACAAAAACTTGCTTTCAAAGCGCTCAGTCTGTTCTTTCTCAGACGCACAAACATGCTTCATAATCCCTTTCAATTTTCTCCAAAGGCTCTTCAATATATAACTTTATTATGACAATCACTGCATAAACTCCATGTAATCCCGGAGGGGCTGGTTCGAGCTCCACACATTTAATATCAGGCCACTCATCCACATAACAGAGCCTTGTGCCGATGGAGAGACCGGGGTATACTATTAGAAAAGGGTCAGGGAGAGAAGGATCTCCCCTGAACCACATATGTTTACACCTAGAGGGCAGAGATATATCATCAGAGAAGGACAACGGAGCTGACTTTCTGCAGCCTTTTTGAGGACGCCGGCTTCTGTGGGagctacattttttttacgTAACATCCAAAATATGTTCCGACCTCTACCCCCCCAAAACGCTTGCTGTCCCCTTTTCTtgtgtgtcacacatttgcaaacgCGCGGTCACGCAAACGCACACAGGATTATCCTCGCACGGTCCAGCCCAGGCCCCTGGGTTAGGAGTCAGGGTTCAAAGGTTATCACCCCAACCCCAACCTCAGCGTCTGGCTAGATAATGAGAGGGGTCAAAGTTTAGCATGCTTCGCTGCTCGGGTCGTGGGGAGGTGAACCCCCTTAACCACaactgagcgtgtgtgtgtgcactcgtATGTGTGTTTCGGAGGGAGCTGAACCATGTTCTTGTGGAGCGACTGCcagtttttcctcctctgaggGTTCCCATGCTTTCGCAGGCGAGAGACCTGCGAGGCCTACAGGGGTCAGGCCTCTAATTGTCTGGTGCTGACATGAGGACTGAGACAAGAGCGCGGaaacgcacgcgcgcacacacacacgtagacacacacagatcaagAGTTGCCAAAACTCTGGATTTGTCTGTTTTGAATGATTCCCTTGAAGCTGTTACGTCTTATTCGGGCTCCACGGTAATTCACTCTGGTTTTCACAGGGGTGGTATGTTGGCAGGAGGCCCAGTTGCGTGGATGCCAGAGCATGTGTCAGGAGAAAGCAGCCCCTCCGCGAAACTTAGTTGAGCTTGGACCGAGAAACCGCCATTTGGACGCTGCCGAGAAATCAATTAAGCGACGGCTGCCCTCATCACGGTCTGGTCTCTGTCTGGGGAATCTCGGTCATGTTCCGATGGGAATCACTGCTGCATGACTccgtgtgtttttatttttctgggttttttttttctttcctggaCACATTACTACTCAGCAAATATTTTGACATTAGGTCATTAATGTATTTTGCCATCATCTCAAAGCAGTTTAGGAATTTTCTATTACCGCGGCATGTGATTAAAGCGTGAGACTTATGTTCTCGCTCTGGTTGACTTTGGACTTGACTCCGTCTTGTGCGCTGCTTTTCGTCTTTAGCACGCTGGTTTATCGCAGAAAGTATAACACTCCCGACAAgtgtggactttttttttaatattgtctCTCAGAGCTGCGGATGAAGAGGGTGGGAGTCGAGGACTGAGGATAAGAGGAAAAGGGACGATGGGAGCGGGGTGAGCAGGGAGGTGGTCTGCTGGAAAGCCCTGCTGTTAATCTTCAAACGGCAAGCCAGAGTGGAAACGACGTACGGCAAGAGTCCAGTAATTTAACTGCACAACTTCACTTAGTCATAGCTCTGCGGTTCATATCACTTTCTCCAATTTCGGTCGCTCTCACATACTGTATCTTCTGTCTCTCACCggctttttctcctctcttttcacaTAAACGGATTTTCCATCTCAGTATTCTAACAAATTAGAGAGATCGATGGAACAAGCTATCCTCAGTAATAGAACAGCTTCTTAAACgtgcttgtttttattgttgttgatgaataaaaataacacaatgttGGACTAGAAGGTCCCAAAGAAGTGTCAATGTGCACCGATGAGATATGATGTCCGCCGTGACCTCCAGAAACATGACAGCACGGTGATATCATCATTGCGATTTTTCTTGTAATCAGTTGGTGCTGAGGGAAATTGCTCCATGCATAATTTTACGGTTTCAACAACGTAAATTACAGCCATCCCTAAAAGAGCAGAAACGCCTTGTTTGCCCAACCACAAATTATTCCTAAAAGACTCCATTTGTCACGACATGACATTCAAGAATCTCTCTCAGTCACTTCAAACAGTCtgttgaaaacacaaacaatgtaaatcacttttttttatgtttgcaaCATTTCAGAAATCTGGGTACAGAATAGACTTTAGAGTTCGACGAAATCTGACAAAAGTGACACGCTgctgctcactctctctcacgcGGCTTCACACAAAAGATCCAACGATGTCGTCATGCGATCCCGCGATGTGTCTCGTCCCCCCGCGGCATCACGGCGACTTTCATGGGAAGAGCGTCCCGTTTAAAGTATGCAGCGGGTCACCGTCCCACGCCTCATTTGGGCCCTTCAAGTTCCGAGCAGCAACACTTATGACATAAAACGGTACTGTGCCGGAGATGAAATGCAGCGTGTGATTTATGTCGGAGGGCCTAACATCTGTTTTAATGCggcatgcagacagacagaggtggaCTTAAATGCAGCCCGCAGGCAGCCCCCGGGGCCCCTAAAACACAGCACGCTCCTCGCATCTGTAGGAATCCTATacagaagagaaaatacattctCAAAAGGCCGAGGCAGTCTTCCATGCACAGAGCATTGGATCACATTTTCCCCTTTCATATAGCAGCCAGGGCCACATGAGTAGCGCCCATTGTGCTGCCGGGGACCTGACAGCGCTGCCTGTCTCCTTTAGCGCGGTTGTAACTTACACTAGCCGCATCAATGAGTACGGCGAGGACAGACAATATCTTTCACACCATGCAATTTCAACGACTTTCGCCGGACAACGTGCATATTGTCTTCGAGAACATGCAAGTTTGAAAGTTATGGAGTTTACCCCTACACTTAAGCAGAGAGCGCAGAATCCAATCCACGCCCCTCATGCGCGTTGATTTGCCGATGCTGACAGTGGCCTCATTAAcagaaggaggtggaggtgatgggtGGCATTAACTGTGCTCTGCCTGACAGCCTGAGCTCAgctgtgctttttctttttttgttttttttcccctgctccTTGTCTTCCCTGGTATAAAATCTACAGACTTGTATTTCACATAATCACACCCCATGGGCccctcttacacacacacacacacacacacacacacacatacccacagGCACAAATGCCAAAAACtatccatacacacacacacacacacacacacacaggcacaaccTGAACTCaggtggtgttggtgttggtctCAGTTTTGGCGATGACAGAGAGGTGGAAAGTGAATCTAACTCTGTAATGTTAGTTTCCACAGGAGCCCTCGAACCGTGCTATATCATGTAATTGCAGAATAGCTCAGATAGCATCGGGGCCTCCCGGACAGGGAGAGCAGCAGGTAGCGCCGCACTTAATTCCTGCGATTGATCCAACTTTTTCAACTTCACCTGGATTACCACCTGAGTCCTCACATGATCCTGTGTGAAGAGGATCCTTCATGTGCTTGGACGCAAAGGATTCCCAGGAAACTCACTTCTAACAGTTCTTAGCTGAaattctttcctttttatttttgctggctgtgtttgtctgtctctctctctatgtgtgtgtgtgtgtgtgtgtgtgtgtgtgtgtgtgtgtgtgtgtgtgtgttagagccAAATGCTTGTCCTCAGGATGGCCTCATCGGCACATCTGAGAATCTCTGGTTCTTAACAAAATGTCAGTGACTGAGCCTCCAGGCTACAAGTGATACGGGTTCACTCTCGgttttgaaaacacacacacacacacacacacgcgcatccacacgcacacacaagaacacacccgaattacattttcaaacttttgAATTTTTGAttcattctttaaacatttaacacatCTCGGCTGCTACTCGCTCTGCATAAGACCGCATTAGATCAGCGATCCCCTCCACATTTGTACACTGATCTCACACCACTTTCTGTAATCTAGCTGCCTCTGATCATTGTTTGATTAGATAAGATCGACAAGCAGCTGGCCGTTTTAGGGGGTGACAGATGAAGTTGAAGCTGCCTCCTTCGCAGGCAGCATGTAGAAAAAACCAATGAGTTGTGGCTCTGTAAAGCCAAAATGTCACATAGTTGATATCAGTCCTACAAAAACAGAGCCGCCATTTTTCCTAATGGAATAAGTCGGTTCCGCATGAATTCACCAGAGGATCCtcttgtgatttttattttcccaCTTTTATCTGTTGGTGGTTAGATGTCAGCACGCTGTGTGCATTTACTGATAAAAAGCAAAGATATGTCGCACAACTTGGAATCATTTTTAGCGTCTTAACAGCTTGAGTCAACGAAATCCCATTCACTagatattatataatatacatatacacacacatacaagtcAAATATTAACATGCAGGAACACTTCACTCTTTGCAGATAAGAAAGGGCAATAAACGGTTAAAGGCTAGAAGTGGAATAATGAGAATAATAAAGCGTTTTCTCAGGGCCTTTATTGAAAGCAGACACTTTTTTATGCTGCAGGAAGCAGCTTCTCTCTCATTCTATGCACCGTCTGCCTCTCTTTGCTCTCCCGCTTCCCTCTCCATTCACTCCCCTCCATTCGGCTCTCTCAGGGACAATCGGACTTTAGCCATTCCTATTCTCCTCCTGCGTCTCTTGTCCTGTCATGTCGACTAATTAGCGGGGAGCTCGGTAATTGGCCTCCTTGCTAATTGGCCTGCTGGCTGCCAGACCCAACAAAAGCGTAGCAGGCCGGGACACAGTGGGGACTGTCCCCCCTTCCACTGTCTAAAGACTCTCATCAACTCCGTCTCTCCCCCTCTCAGGGCTGACTGCTTTTGTGCAAGAGGCTGCTTAagtagtcacacacacacacacacacacacacacccacacacacacacacctattcCTCTCCATTTAGTtcccactcactctctcacaGCTCACTATTGGCCCATTTGTCTGTTGTCTCGCTcacattaaactttttttttttttcttttgtgaatcAAATCTCTCAGAAACCCCACTGTAGtgattttccttctttttcccccccatcttgagttcattttcttcatttacACTCGCTGGCCAACTTGTGAGCTGCATGCATGACAGCTTTGAAATCCACTCAGTTGtgagattgattgattgtcTGCTGATGGATGTCTGCTgataaaggtgtgtgtgtgtgtgtgtgtgtctgtatgcatgcgtgtgcgcgtgtgtcgCCTTTTCAGGTAAGACGTGTTTAACATAACAGTCCATTAATCTTAACTCGGGGAGCGATCTGGCCTCCGGAGTCTCCcagtctcctgtctgtctctctcagcctgtctctgtccctccctGAGGCGTATGCAGATGGCAGGGAGCCGTCCTCAACCGTCCACTTACTGGAGAACTTTCCCCCTTAGCCTCTTCCTGCTCTTGTCTCCCTCGCTGACCTCCTCTGGATAATCTCTCAATTAAACTTTCGTCTGTCATTATCGGAGTGCGAGGGAACCTTTTGAGGCTGACAGGCTCTCACTCTGCAGGCTCTTGAACGCTCATTTGTCTTAGTAAATGTTGCTGGATAAGGTCCTTATATTTCActcattttttttcatcctttcagattttttttctttttctttttgtattcgTGTCCACACAACACATTTCACAGTGTAGCAGTGATGTCATCTTTTTGTCTGACaattatttcgttttttaaccTTGATAACCAAAAAAAGTTACAGCACGCTTTTTATGCTGGACAatgtagatttttattttttgtcaacTCAACTTGATTTAGGTTACCTTGCTTGCCACatgacattttgacttttgaaaagAACACTGACACTAGAGGTTCTGCAAAATTTTCATGCCaacatatgaaaaaaacacatttttacctaTTGCAAAAAACGTAATTAAGTAGCCACACTCAAAATGAAGTTAAGTTACCTATATGTGTGCATTGATGCTTGAATGAGTTGATGTGTTGAAGTGAGTGCACACAGCTGCCCTACCTGGTGGCTGGGTCGCGTGGTTCCCAGTGAACTGCATGGGGATGCAGAGGTCGTTATCAATTGGAAACTTATCGCAGGTCAGCATCTCCGGCCAAGGGAAGCCATAGGTCTCCATCACCGGAGCACAGCTGTCCCTCACAGCCTCACACAGCGAGCGGCAGGGATAGATGGGCCGGTCCAGGCACACCGGTGCAAACAGCGAGCACAGGAAGACCTGGGTATCAGCGTGGCACCGTTTGGCCAGGAGGGGCACCCAGCTGCCCGCCTGCTGCTTCACCTCTGGCATGGTCTCGTGGTCCAGGAGGTTGGGCAGCCTCATCTTCTTGTAGCCCACATTGTGGCACAGGCGCAGGTCAGCTGGTATGTCCACACACTGGGGCTGCTTGGTGTAGAAGCGGCCATTGTGGAAGTTGTCCGACTGCCAGCTGTAGTAGTCGTACTCATCTGCGGCCGAGacggtgaagaggaggaggaggagggagaagagcgACAGGCCCAGTGCCAAGCTGAAGGAGCCCTGGGTTAATGCCCACCTGGGGCTCTTTTGTCCGTGTGCCATGCCTCTCTGAGCCCGAACCAACAATTCAAAAAGGTTGTATCCAAAGTCTCCAAAGTAACTCAGTGAGGACAAAATGCCGAGAGAAGAGAGGAACAAGTGGGGCAGGCGTACAAGCTGTAATCCCTTTCTGTGTCCTGAGTATGGACGCGGTGGATTGGAAACAAAAGTGTTTAATTCCCTTCTTCCCTGGAGAGTCAGCCCTCTAAGCCTCCCTGAAAcacctccctgtgtgtgtgtgtgtgtgagtgtgtgtgtgtgtgtgtgtgcgcgcctcaGGTAGTGGTGTGGGTAGGCAGCAGTCAAGGAAAGGTGAGCACACAAGCAGGACTGCTTACTTTTCTAACTTTCCCTGTTCACAGTTTCTcactctccttccctctcccgCTCTCAGCACTGTCTCCAGCCCTCCCCTGCTCTCTGTCTATCAAGTCTGTAGCTGTAATGAGGAGTACCTTAGGTTTTAAGAGGCAGTGGTGGCTGCTCTCTGTGGCTGCCTGCCCTCCTAGCAGGCTCCCAGACCACTCACCTCCCTACTGGCCTCCCCTGCTCTCACTCACAGGAGCCTCGGCCAATCACAAACTGGGGGAGGCTCCCGCTGGCCACCGGGACACTCCTTCTACCCTTTATCCTCTATAAACCCCTCCTCTGAAACAAGTTAacataagagagagagagagaggacaaacTATGGCAAGTCTCTCCAGCTGTATTTTTATGTTCATCTCTTGAGTAtgcatggtaaaaaaaaaaaaaaagaacacccCAAAACACACCGAGAAAGACGCTGGGTTTGTTACACACTGTTAGACATCTCGTCAGAGTCTGAACAAGCTCCCCTGCACATTACTCCATACATAACAAATGATGCCTGCCTGCCTTTCAAGCCTGCTCACTTCATTAGCTCAAAACAGCCTGCTTCTGCTGGCAacaacagtgagaaaaaaatctactcacacacacacaaacacacacacacacaagcacaaatgtaaatgaagttCCTGGAGAAACGAGTGAATGAAGTGGGtgagaaagagctgcagagtgTGGGCTGTGCAGCTCACAGGTGGCTAGGTGGATTGCCCGCTCGATGGGAGTTATGCTAATGTGTATGTTGGTTGTGAATAGAGGCACGctgcccctctgtctctttctatCAGTGCCACTGACACAGTGAGGGCCTTCGCCTTGGCAGAAGGGTCACATTGGGATTCAAAGGGCTGCAGCATTGTGAGCAGGATGTGGGATCGGTGGCTCACACGGAGCGCGATCTCGCATCTCGCATTTGATCTACGTCACGCATTAATGCTTGTGCTCGTGTGAAAGGGCCGTAAATGCAGGTTCATACAAACGGCTGCAGAGCGGCTCTGCCCGCAGGAATTGTCAGGACACAATCTGCGGCCGGATGCACTGAAGATGAAGTAGAAAGACATGTGAttttggattattattattgtctctATGTGGCAGTACAAACAAGGAGactatgagagagagagagagtgtgtgcgtgtgtgtgtgtgtgcgcgtgtgttttgCGAACAGTTGGAGGTGTATTTGGATGAGAATCGGGGACGGTATTGTTCTTCGCCTGTAGCGTAGAAGATAAAATTCCAGAAACAGCAGACGGTCCATAAAATCTAATTCAATAAGATGAAATCAAATAGATAAAAATGCGGTCCGGTATCAGGAGACCAGAACACGGTCCACATTATCCAAGCACATATAAGTTTATAGTATCTTGACCACACTTTCACTTATTTCCAAAGCCAGAGGATTATGAATAAGATTGCCGCATCGCCTAACCACCATTTTTCACTTGAATATGGAGTTGAACGTGATTCAGCCTTATCTTCCCCAGCTACAGCTCATATCCCTGTTGACTTATTGGTGCGCGCAGACGCTGCCGAGTGATTTTTCTGGGAATGGAAACGCCGCCAGCAGAACAAACATGCTCAATCTTCTCCTGGAGAAGTACCTGCGATGTGGAAAGATGAGATGGCAGTGAGCTGAAGTCAGCCCTGAAATGTCGTCATCACATCATTTGGTGGATGTGAAGTGCTGTCTTGGTTTGAAAAGTTTATAGCCAAGGCTAATTGAGCACGTTTCCTCACCTCTTCCCTTCCATCACTCTGCTCCTGCTTTCGCTCGCCAAAGTGTTTTGTTATTGGCAGATAGAAACATGCTCCGCTAACCTTTGCACCACTGCTAATCAATACTGCGCACAGCTAATAATCTGTGGACCTTACTCTTTCATGAAGGGCTGGTGAGATTGTCCTGTGCACACCTCACTATCTCTGTGACGTGTCTCGTATACACGGTGACCTATTTTAAGACCGCTAGCGTTTCCTCTTGATACAGGCACAGTGTACTGCCTTCAAGTCGCtaacaaaagtgtctttcatGGTAATCAATCAACAATGGTTGTCTCCTCTTGTTCTCCTTCCCCTAACTGGCCCCTGTGGCCACCGGCCAATCAATTCCACTCTTCAGTTTCCAGCCCTGTGATTGGACGAGGGCTGTAAGATTAGGTCCAGCCTGTATTGTTGGGCCTAAAGGTTTAGCATGGTTTGAAAAGAGTGTCTCAGCAattgtatgtgtgagtgtgtgcgcgtTTGGAAATGG includes:
- the sfrp5 gene encoding secreted frizzled-related protein 5; translation: MAHGQKSPRWALTQGSFSLALGLSLFSLLLLLFTVSAADEYDYYSWQSDNFHNGRFYTKQPQCVDIPADLRLCHNVGYKKMRLPNLLDHETMPEVKQQAGSWVPLLAKRCHADTQVFLCSLFAPVCLDRPIYPCRSLCEAVRDSCAPVMETYGFPWPEMLTCDKFPIDNDLCIPMQFTGNHATQPPVSKVCPPCDNELKADNIMEHYCASDFALKMKIKEVKKEKGDRKLIAAQKKKKVLKQGVLRKKDLKKLTLYIKNGANCPCSQLDSLGSSFLIMGRKVDQQLLLMSIHKWDKKSKELKFAIKYMKSHQCPTYHTVFQ